In a genomic window of Streptomyces sp. SJL17-4:
- a CDS encoding DUF4184 family protein: MPFTLSHAAAVLPGLRRNGTARGPLVASALVAGSFAPDMTYFAATAFPGAMVFGDVTHSAVGIVTADVLITALLVALWLTVREPLVVLLPARWRGRVYAFVRGGVWRDRHPAALAGWFALSAIIGATTHVVWDSFTHIDRWGTRAIPFLGDVVAGFPVYLYAQYGGSALALGLLIWFTARALRSAAPGVELPAGVRVPGRRGRLLAAGLIGGCVLAGMAHRVLRWASYWGWDRIETPLDVIPTACFGAGAGLAVGLVLYGAGVRLRGSSPTPKPEAPATTPPAPEGGDRPAPRPERSRQGSR, translated from the coding sequence TTGCCGTTCACGCTGAGCCATGCCGCTGCCGTGCTGCCCGGACTGCGCAGGAACGGGACCGCACGCGGACCGCTGGTCGCGTCCGCTCTCGTCGCGGGCTCCTTCGCGCCCGACATGACCTATTTCGCGGCGACGGCGTTCCCCGGGGCGATGGTCTTCGGGGACGTCACCCACTCCGCCGTCGGGATCGTCACGGCCGATGTGCTGATCACCGCGCTGCTGGTGGCCCTGTGGCTGACGGTCCGTGAGCCGCTCGTGGTGCTGCTGCCCGCCCGGTGGCGCGGGCGGGTCTACGCGTTCGTCCGGGGAGGTGTCTGGCGCGACCGGCATCCGGCCGCGCTCGCCGGGTGGTTCGCCCTCTCCGCGATCATCGGCGCGACGACCCATGTGGTGTGGGACTCCTTCACCCACATCGACCGCTGGGGCACCCGGGCGATCCCGTTCCTCGGAGACGTCGTGGCCGGGTTCCCCGTCTATCTCTATGCGCAGTACGGGGGTTCGGCGCTGGCCCTCGGACTGCTGATCTGGTTCACCGCGCGGGCCCTCCGCTCCGCCGCCCCGGGCGTGGAGCTGCCGGCCGGGGTACGGGTCCCGGGCCGGCGCGGGCGGCTGCTCGCGGCCGGACTCATCGGCGGCTGCGTCCTCGCCGGAATGGCCCACCGGGTGCTGCGCTGGGCCTCGTACTGGGGCTGGGACCGGATCGAGACGCCCCTGGACGTCATTCCGACGGCCTGCTTCGGGGCCGGTGCGGGGCTCGCCGTCGGGCTCGTGCTGTACGGGGCGGGGGTACGGCTCCGGGGATCGTCGCCCACGCCGAAGCCGGAGGCTCCGGCCACGACTCCCCCGGCGCCGGAAGGAGGGGACCGCCCGGCACCTCGGCCGGAGCGCTCCCGTCAGGGATCTCGCTGA
- the polA gene encoding DNA polymerase I: MDGHSLAYRAFFALPAENFTTATGQPTNAIYGFASMLANTLRDEAPTHFAVAFDVSRKTWRSEEFPEYKANRSKTPDEFKGQVELIGELLDAMNVPRFAVDGFEADDVIATLTTQAEAEGFDVRIFTGDRDSFQLVSERTTVIYPTKGVSEVTHFTPEKVQEKYGLTPSQYPDFAALRGDPSDNLPGIPGVGEKTAAKWINQFGSFDELVERAEEVKGKAGQNFRDHLESVKLNRRLTAMVTDVELPKGVSDLAREPYDRGAVALVLDTLEIRNPSLRERLLAVDPGAAEDTAPAPEAGVEIDGTVLGAGELAPWLAEHGTEPLGIATVDTWALGTGNVGEIALAAAGGAAAWFEPSALDEADEQAWAAWIADPDRPKVMHNAKGAMRVFPEHGWSIAGVTMDTALAAYLVKPGRRSFALDALSVEYLHRELAPAAAADGQLAFGADDTAEADALMTQARAVLDLAAAFDEKLGEVGARELLHDVELPTSALLARLERHGIAADRDHLEAMEQQFAGAVQQAVKEAHASVGHEFNLGSPKQLQEVFFGELNLPKTKKTKTGYTTDADALAWLAGQTEHDLPVIMLRHREQARLRSTVEGLIKTIAADGRIHTTFSQTVAATGRLSSTDPNLQNVPVRTDEGRAIRHGFVVGEGFEALMTADYSQIELRVMAHLSEDEGLIEAFTSGEDLHTTVASQVFSVERSAVDAEMRRKIKAMSYGLAYGLSAFGLSQQLNIDPGEARGLMDTYFERFGGVRDYLHRVVDEARATGYTETMLGRRRYLPDLNSDNRQRREAAERMALNAPIQGTAADIVKVAMLGVDRALTEAGLASRMLLQVHDEIVLELAPGEREQVEALVREQMSAAADLRAPLDVSVGVGHDWDSAAH; this comes from the coding sequence GGACGGGCACTCGCTCGCGTACCGGGCGTTCTTCGCGCTGCCCGCGGAGAACTTCACCACCGCGACCGGGCAGCCGACGAACGCGATCTACGGGTTCGCCTCGATGCTGGCGAACACGCTGCGCGACGAGGCGCCCACGCACTTCGCGGTCGCCTTCGACGTGTCCCGCAAGACCTGGCGGTCCGAGGAGTTCCCGGAGTACAAGGCGAACCGCTCCAAGACCCCCGACGAGTTCAAGGGGCAGGTCGAGCTGATCGGCGAGCTCCTCGACGCGATGAACGTGCCGCGGTTCGCCGTCGACGGCTTCGAGGCGGACGACGTCATCGCGACCCTCACCACCCAGGCCGAGGCCGAGGGCTTCGACGTCCGGATCTTCACCGGCGACCGGGACTCCTTCCAGCTGGTCTCCGAGCGCACCACCGTGATCTACCCCACCAAGGGCGTCTCCGAGGTCACCCACTTCACCCCGGAGAAGGTCCAGGAGAAGTACGGCCTCACGCCCTCGCAGTACCCCGACTTCGCGGCCCTGCGCGGCGACCCGTCGGACAACCTGCCCGGCATCCCCGGCGTCGGCGAGAAGACCGCCGCCAAGTGGATCAACCAGTTCGGCTCCTTCGACGAGCTCGTCGAGCGCGCCGAGGAGGTCAAGGGCAAGGCCGGCCAGAACTTCCGCGACCACCTGGAGTCGGTCAAGCTCAACCGCCGGCTGACCGCGATGGTCACGGACGTCGAGCTGCCGAAGGGCGTCTCGGACCTCGCCCGCGAGCCGTACGACCGCGGGGCCGTCGCCCTCGTCCTCGACACCCTGGAGATCCGCAACCCCTCGCTGCGCGAGCGGCTCCTCGCCGTCGACCCGGGCGCCGCCGAGGACACCGCCCCGGCCCCGGAGGCGGGCGTCGAGATCGACGGCACCGTCCTCGGCGCCGGCGAGCTCGCCCCCTGGCTCGCCGAGCACGGCACCGAGCCCCTCGGCATCGCCACCGTCGACACCTGGGCCCTCGGCACGGGGAACGTCGGCGAGATCGCCCTCGCCGCCGCCGGAGGCGCCGCCGCCTGGTTCGAGCCGAGCGCGCTCGACGAGGCCGACGAGCAGGCCTGGGCCGCGTGGATCGCCGACCCCGACCGGCCGAAGGTCATGCACAACGCCAAGGGCGCCATGCGGGTCTTCCCCGAGCACGGCTGGAGCATCGCGGGCGTCACCATGGACACCGCCCTCGCCGCCTACCTCGTGAAGCCCGGCCGGCGCTCCTTCGCGCTCGACGCGCTCTCCGTCGAGTACCTCCACCGCGAGCTCGCCCCCGCGGCCGCCGCCGACGGACAGCTCGCCTTCGGCGCCGACGACACCGCCGAGGCCGATGCCCTCATGACCCAGGCGCGGGCCGTCCTCGACCTCGCCGCCGCCTTCGACGAGAAGCTCGGCGAGGTCGGCGCCCGCGAGCTCCTCCACGACGTCGAGCTGCCCACCTCCGCCCTCCTCGCCCGCCTGGAGCGGCACGGCATCGCCGCCGACCGCGACCATCTGGAGGCCATGGAGCAGCAGTTCGCCGGCGCCGTGCAGCAGGCCGTGAAGGAGGCGCACGCCTCCGTCGGCCACGAGTTCAACCTCGGCTCGCCCAAGCAGCTCCAGGAGGTCTTCTTCGGCGAGCTGAACCTGCCGAAGACCAAGAAGACCAAGACCGGATACACGACGGACGCGGACGCCCTCGCCTGGCTGGCCGGCCAGACCGAGCACGACCTGCCCGTGATCATGCTCCGCCACCGCGAGCAGGCCCGGCTGCGCTCCACCGTCGAGGGCCTGATCAAGACGATCGCGGCCGACGGGCGCATCCACACCACCTTCAGCCAGACCGTCGCCGCCACCGGGCGCCTCTCCTCCACCGACCCCAACCTGCAGAACGTGCCGGTACGGACGGACGAGGGCCGCGCCATCCGGCACGGCTTCGTCGTCGGCGAGGGCTTCGAGGCCCTCATGACCGCCGACTACAGCCAGATCGAGCTGCGCGTCATGGCCCACCTCTCCGAGGACGAGGGCCTCATCGAGGCCTTCACCTCCGGCGAGGACCTCCACACCACCGTCGCCTCCCAGGTCTTCTCCGTCGAGCGGTCCGCCGTCGACGCCGAGATGCGCCGCAAGATCAAGGCCATGTCGTACGGCCTGGCCTACGGCCTCTCCGCCTTCGGCCTCTCGCAGCAGCTGAACATCGACCCGGGCGAGGCCCGCGGCCTGATGGACACCTACTTCGAGCGCTTCGGCGGGGTACGGGACTACCTGCACCGAGTCGTCGACGAGGCCCGCGCCACCGGCTACACCGAGACCATGCTCGGCCGCCGGCGCTACCTGCCCGACCTCAACAGCGACAACCGCCAGCGCCGCGAGGCCGCCGAGCGGATGGCGCTCAACGCCCCGATCCAGGGCACGGCCGCCGACATCGTGAAGGTCGCGATGCTGGGCGTCGACCGGGCGCTGACCGAGGCGGGCCTCGCCTCCCGGATGCTCCTCCAGGTCCACGACGAAATCGTGCTCGAACTCGCCCCCGGCGAGCGAGAGCAGGTCGAAGCCCTGGTCCGCGAGCAGATGTCGGCCGCGGCCGACCTCCGCGCCCCCCTGGACGTCTCGGTAGGCGTGGGCCACGACTGGGACTCAGCAGCCCACTGA
- a CDS encoding lytic transglycosylase domain-containing protein: MSAHLGRRLRKGATSGAVVAAAVAALAASQAPEMTPPPTDNAGGDRAVGAGDSATPPSGDGSATGNSPYYTELPPLNTPNKPGLPPVQLPVITGPAQAGIPASVLAAYQRAEQSIRSTTPGCNLPWQLLAGIGKVESGQASGGRVDANGTTLKRIVGPALNGNGFANITDTDDGLYDGDPTHDRAVGPMQFIPSTWATWGQDANSDGKKDPNNIYDAAQAAGLYLCANDRNLALKADLDRAILSYNRSTEYLNTVMSWFEYYRRGTHQVPDGTGVLPVDRSDNRGQGNRPLPTSPLTPSPTTPATKPPGTGTPKPDPTKPGGPSEVTKPPTKPTPPVKPPVTPPTKPPVPPTVPPALKVARLAVVSSGPLTATTESAFTKTPTVAALDAAGAPITGVSIRFEISGTTDTRFSGGATTATVTTGSAGIAAAPTLRAGEKTGSFTVKATVVGRGMDATAFTATVTERQADALARVGGDPLSATTGTTFGQSVQVKATAKGVLAPGVLVTAVIADSAGTQESADGPTFKDGGVRTLVLKTDENGLISLPAILAGDKAGEYVLRLTAPGGGTTEIKMTVTAPTATPSPSPSPEPTSSGTGSPEASPSPSA, translated from the coding sequence ATGTCAGCGCACTTGGGTCGCAGGCTGCGCAAGGGGGCCACCAGCGGTGCGGTGGTGGCCGCGGCGGTCGCCGCGCTCGCCGCCTCACAGGCGCCGGAGATGACCCCGCCGCCCACCGACAACGCCGGCGGAGACCGGGCCGTCGGCGCCGGGGACTCCGCCACGCCGCCCTCCGGCGACGGCTCCGCCACCGGCAACTCGCCGTACTACACGGAGCTGCCGCCGCTGAACACGCCGAACAAGCCCGGACTGCCGCCCGTCCAGCTGCCGGTGATAACCGGGCCCGCCCAGGCCGGCATACCCGCGTCCGTGCTCGCCGCCTACCAGCGCGCCGAGCAGTCGATCCGTTCGACCACCCCCGGCTGCAACCTGCCCTGGCAGCTGCTCGCCGGCATCGGAAAGGTCGAGTCCGGACAGGCGAGCGGCGGCCGGGTCGACGCCAACGGAACGACGCTCAAGCGGATCGTCGGCCCTGCCCTCAACGGCAACGGATTCGCCAACATCACCGACACCGACGACGGCCTCTACGACGGTGACCCCACCCACGACCGCGCCGTCGGCCCGATGCAGTTCATCCCGTCCACCTGGGCCACCTGGGGGCAGGACGCGAACAGCGACGGGAAGAAGGACCCGAACAACATCTACGACGCCGCGCAGGCAGCCGGTCTCTACCTCTGCGCCAACGACCGCAACCTCGCGCTCAAGGCCGACCTCGACCGCGCGATCCTCAGCTACAACCGCTCGACCGAGTACCTGAACACCGTCATGTCGTGGTTCGAGTACTACCGGCGCGGCACCCACCAGGTCCCGGACGGCACGGGAGTGCTGCCGGTCGACCGCAGCGACAACCGGGGCCAGGGCAACCGCCCCCTCCCCACATCGCCGCTCACACCGTCCCCGACGACCCCCGCCACGAAGCCGCCCGGGACGGGCACGCCCAAGCCCGACCCGACGAAGCCGGGTGGGCCTTCGGAGGTCACCAAGCCGCCGACGAAGCCGACCCCGCCGGTGAAGCCCCCGGTCACGCCGCCGACGAAGCCGCCCGTTCCGCCGACCGTGCCGCCGGCCCTCAAGGTCGCGCGCCTCGCGGTCGTCTCCTCCGGCCCCCTCACCGCGACCACCGAGAGCGCCTTCACCAAGACCCCGACGGTCGCGGCGCTCGACGCCGCGGGCGCGCCGATCACCGGTGTGAGCATCCGCTTCGAGATCAGCGGCACCACCGACACCCGCTTCTCCGGCGGTGCGACGACCGCGACCGTCACCACGGGCTCGGCCGGCATCGCCGCCGCCCCCACCCTGCGGGCGGGCGAGAAGACCGGGTCGTTCACGGTCAAGGCCACCGTCGTGGGCCGCGGCATGGACGCGACCGCGTTCACCGCGACCGTCACCGAACGACAGGCGGACGCCCTCGCCCGGGTCGGCGGCGACCCGCTGTCGGCCACCACCGGCACCACGTTCGGCCAGTCCGTACAGGTGAAGGCCACCGCCAAGGGCGTGCTCGCTCCCGGTGTGCTCGTCACGGCCGTGATCGCCGACTCCGCGGGCACCCAGGAGAGCGCCGACGGCCCGACCTTCAAGGACGGCGGCGTCCGTACGCTCGTCCTGAAGACCGACGAGAACGGCCTGATCTCGCTGCCGGCCATTCTCGCGGGCGACAAGGCCGGCGAGTACGTGCTCCGCCTCACCGCTCCCGGCGGCGGCACCACGGAGATCAAGATGACGGTCACCGCGCCCACCGCGACCCCGAGCCCGAGCCCGAGCCCGGAGCCCACCTCCTCCGGCACCGGCTCGCCCGAGGCCTCCCCCTCGCCCTCGGCCTGA
- a CDS encoding class I SAM-dependent methyltransferase, which translates to MNQEYEHEVPSDSTEDEAEATRRDAGDAESSRASRGWWDRNADDYQNDHGSFLGDDRFVWGPEGLDEAEAGLLGPAASLKGLDVLEIGAGAAQCSRWLAAQGARPVALDLSHRQLQHALRIGGDVPLVEADAGDLPFKDGSFDLACSAYGAVPFVADPVKVFREVRRVLRPGGRWVFSVTHPIRWAFPDEPGPEGLSIAASYFDRTPYVEQDEQGRAVYVEHHRTIGDRVRDVVAGGFRLVDLVEPEWPEWNSQEWGGWSPLRGNLIPGTAIFVCERAE; encoded by the coding sequence ATGAACCAAGAGTACGAACACGAAGTCCCCTCCGACTCGACCGAGGACGAGGCGGAGGCGACCCGGCGTGACGCGGGGGACGCGGAGAGCAGTCGGGCGAGCCGCGGCTGGTGGGACAGGAACGCCGACGACTACCAGAACGATCATGGATCGTTCCTGGGCGACGACCGGTTCGTCTGGGGTCCGGAGGGGCTCGACGAGGCCGAGGCCGGGCTCCTCGGGCCGGCCGCCTCGCTGAAGGGTCTCGACGTCCTGGAGATCGGGGCGGGCGCGGCGCAGTGCTCGCGCTGGCTGGCGGCGCAGGGGGCGCGGCCGGTGGCCCTGGACCTGTCGCACCGGCAGCTCCAGCACGCGCTGCGGATCGGTGGGGACGTGCCGCTGGTCGAGGCCGACGCCGGTGACCTGCCCTTCAAGGACGGCTCCTTCGACCTGGCGTGCTCGGCGTACGGCGCGGTGCCGTTCGTCGCCGACCCGGTGAAGGTGTTCCGGGAGGTGCGGCGGGTGCTGCGGCCCGGCGGCCGGTGGGTGTTCTCGGTGACGCATCCGATCCGCTGGGCGTTCCCGGACGAGCCCGGTCCGGAGGGCCTCTCGATCGCGGCCTCCTATTTCGACCGCACCCCGTACGTGGAGCAGGACGAGCAGGGGCGGGCGGTGTACGTGGAGCACCACCGGACGATCGGCGACCGGGTGCGGGACGTGGTGGCCGGCGGGTTCCGCCTGGTCGACCTGGTCGAGCCGGAGTGGCCGGAGTGGAACAGCCAGGAGTGGGGTGGCTGGTCCCCGCTGCGGGGGAACCTGATCCCGGGCACGGCGATCTTCGTCTGCGAGCGCGCGGAGTAG
- the hrpB gene encoding ATP-dependent helicase HrpB → MIRNDALDRLPVRHAVPELLAALDRRGTAVLSAPPGTGKTTLVPLALAGLIGEGPRRRVLVAEPRRMAVRAAARRMAWLLGEEAGGTVGFSVRGERRTGPSTRVEVVTTGILLQRLQRDPELAGVDVVLLDECHERHLDADTAMAFLVDVRATLRPELKLIAASATSDAAAWADLLTVLEGGGPAPVVWSRGEGHGCRVFFEAPPSGIRPAHGTWVDPALLRHVAATVRLALERHEGDVLCFLPGTGEIARTAGMLADVDAEVLQLHGRAPAAVQDAVLRGTEPGGRRRVVLATSVAESSLTVPGVRIVVDSGLAREPRMDHARGLGSLATVTVSEATATQRLGRAGREAFGFVYRCWAEASDGGRPRFPSPEIKVADLADFALRAACWGDPTAEGLALLDAPPAGAMAAARSVLGSIGAVDEAGRATDRGVRMSRLGLHPRLGRALLDGAPEVGVRRAAEVVALLSEEPPRDYGDDLAAAWRAARRGTDGYGARWKAEARRLERSAAEAVGDGGSGASRTSATSAALSASATPGASAHLAAAGASAGPATGDDAVAGLVTALAFPERVARAREQGGYLMVSGSGARLGEGSGLRATPWLAVAVADRTARDATARVRLAAVVDEDMARRAAGHLRSAGEEVHWEDGDVVARSVDRLGAVELTVRPLGSKAEPALVREALLDGLRREGLGLLRWSREAGELRARLAFLHREVGEPWPDVADEALVGRAGEWLEPELSRAARRTDLGRIDAGEALRRLLPWASGEAGRLGELAPERIEVPSGSRIRVEYGGERPVLAVKLQELFGLAETPRVAGVPVLVHLLSPAGRPAAVTADLASFWRDGYRSVRAELRGRYPKHPWPEDPSAAEATRFTSARLRREG, encoded by the coding sequence GTGATCCGAAACGACGCACTCGACCGTCTCCCCGTCCGCCATGCCGTCCCCGAGCTGCTGGCCGCGCTCGACCGGCGCGGTACGGCCGTGTTGTCCGCGCCTCCCGGCACCGGCAAGACGACGCTGGTGCCGCTCGCCCTCGCGGGTCTCATAGGGGAGGGACCGCGGCGTCGGGTCCTGGTGGCCGAGCCGCGGCGGATGGCGGTGCGGGCGGCGGCACGGCGGATGGCGTGGCTGCTCGGCGAGGAGGCGGGCGGCACGGTCGGCTTCTCGGTGCGCGGCGAGCGGCGGACGGGCCCCTCGACCCGGGTCGAGGTGGTGACCACGGGCATTCTGCTCCAGCGGCTCCAGCGCGATCCGGAGCTGGCGGGCGTCGACGTGGTGCTGCTCGACGAGTGCCACGAGCGGCATCTGGACGCCGACACGGCGATGGCGTTCCTCGTGGACGTGCGGGCCACCCTGCGGCCCGAGCTGAAGCTGATCGCCGCGTCGGCGACGAGCGACGCTGCGGCCTGGGCCGATCTCCTCACGGTCCTGGAGGGTGGCGGGCCCGCGCCGGTGGTGTGGAGCAGGGGCGAGGGCCACGGCTGCCGGGTCTTCTTCGAGGCGCCGCCTTCGGGCATCCGGCCCGCCCACGGCACCTGGGTGGATCCGGCGCTGCTTCGGCACGTCGCCGCGACGGTCCGGCTCGCGCTGGAGCGGCACGAGGGGGACGTCCTCTGTTTCCTTCCGGGTACGGGGGAGATCGCGCGGACGGCCGGGATGCTGGCCGATGTGGACGCCGAGGTGCTCCAGCTGCACGGCCGGGCGCCGGCGGCGGTGCAGGACGCGGTGCTGCGCGGTACGGAGCCGGGCGGGCGGCGGCGGGTGGTGCTCGCGACCTCGGTGGCGGAGTCCAGCCTGACGGTGCCGGGGGTGCGGATCGTCGTGGACTCGGGTCTGGCCCGTGAGCCCCGCATGGACCACGCCCGGGGGCTCGGCTCGCTGGCGACGGTGACGGTCTCGGAGGCGACGGCGACCCAGCGTCTGGGCCGGGCGGGCCGGGAGGCCTTCGGCTTCGTCTACCGCTGCTGGGCGGAGGCGAGCGACGGGGGCAGGCCGCGCTTCCCGTCGCCGGAGATCAAGGTCGCCGACCTGGCGGACTTCGCCCTGCGGGCGGCCTGCTGGGGTGACCCGACGGCGGAGGGGCTCGCCCTGCTCGACGCGCCGCCCGCCGGGGCGATGGCGGCGGCGCGTTCGGTCCTCGGCTCGATCGGAGCCGTGGACGAGGCCGGGCGGGCCACCGATCGAGGGGTACGGATGTCCCGCCTCGGTCTCCATCCCCGGCTCGGCCGTGCGCTCCTGGACGGTGCGCCGGAGGTCGGGGTACGGCGGGCCGCCGAGGTGGTGGCACTGCTCAGCGAGGAGCCGCCGCGCGACTACGGGGACGACCTGGCGGCGGCCTGGCGCGCCGCGCGCCGGGGCACCGACGGGTACGGCGCCCGGTGGAAGGCGGAGGCCCGCCGCCTGGAGCGGTCGGCGGCGGAGGCGGTGGGCGACGGAGGCTCGGGGGCTTCGCGGACCTCGGCGACGTCGGCCGCTCTGTCGGCTTCGGCGACTCCGGGGGCTTCGGCGCACCTCGCTGCCGCCGGGGCTTCGGCGGGGCCGGCGACCGGGGACGACGCGGTGGCCGGTCTCGTGACGGCGCTGGCCTTTCCGGAGCGGGTGGCGAGGGCGCGGGAGCAGGGGGGCTACCTGATGGTGTCGGGGAGCGGAGCCCGGCTCGGTGAGGGTTCCGGGCTGCGGGCCACCCCGTGGCTGGCCGTGGCGGTGGCGGACCGTACGGCGCGGGACGCGACGGCGCGGGTGCGGCTGGCGGCCGTGGTGGACGAGGACATGGCGCGGCGGGCGGCCGGGCATCTTCGGTCCGCCGGCGAGGAGGTCCACTGGGAGGACGGGGACGTGGTCGCGCGGTCGGTGGACCGGCTCGGTGCGGTCGAGCTGACGGTCCGGCCGCTCGGGTCGAAGGCGGAGCCCGCGCTTGTGCGGGAGGCGCTGCTCGACGGGCTGCGGCGCGAGGGGCTCGGGCTGCTGCGGTGGAGCCGGGAGGCCGGGGAGCTGCGGGCGCGGCTCGCCTTTCTTCACCGGGAGGTGGGGGAACCCTGGCCGGACGTGGCGGACGAGGCGCTCGTCGGGCGGGCCGGGGAGTGGCTGGAGCCGGAGCTGTCCCGCGCCGCGCGGCGCACCGACCTGGGGCGGATCGACGCCGGTGAGGCCCTGCGGCGGCTGTTGCCCTGGGCGTCGGGCGAGGCGGGGCGGCTCGGGGAGCTGGCACCCGAGCGGATCGAGGTGCCGAGCGGTTCGCGGATCCGGGTCGAGTACGGCGGTGAGCGGCCGGTGCTCGCGGTGAAGCTCCAGGAGTTGTTCGGGCTCGCGGAGACGCCTCGGGTGGCGGGGGTCCCGGTGCTCGTCCATCTCCTCTCCCCCGCCGGGCGGCCGGCGGCGGTCACCGCCGACCTGGCGTCGTTCTGGCGGGACGGCTACCGGTCCGTGCGGGCGGAGTTGAGGGGGCGGTACCCGAAGCATCCGTGGCCCGAGGACCCTTCCGCGGCGGAGGCGACCCGGTTCACGAGCGCGCGGCTCAGACGGGAGGGGTGA
- a CDS encoding DUF3068 domain-containing protein — MRRRASLVLLALAVFCVAMAPTLRWYAFPRLAKIPPNQYQETVLEAQPATLLNYSTLKAEKVDKITIIQTLKGNVEESRRIERDAGRDVVVWDALAYITGPDGKMVSKVPERYIFDAHTQDPVNATGESVDGDPVRREGIEFKWPFLTEKRDYQYFDAQTRTSSPIHYKGTRTFRGMEVYYFEQTIPWTRVPMPKTMPVKIPPEVIAESGLTRWYTTKRMFWIEPVTGAPVNGEEIHKEELRNAKALMGVDTLTVFEGHVKMREDYIESVGEMVSSNRLTVLLLVSYVPWSLTFLALLLLALALWLEARSRRPAPEAGPAPEAGTVPEARTAPLTPPV, encoded by the coding sequence GTGCGCCGCCGAGCCAGCCTCGTCCTCCTCGCCCTCGCCGTCTTCTGCGTCGCGATGGCCCCGACCCTGCGCTGGTACGCCTTCCCCCGCCTGGCGAAGATCCCGCCGAACCAGTACCAGGAGACCGTCCTGGAGGCGCAGCCCGCGACCCTGCTCAACTACTCCACCCTCAAGGCGGAGAAGGTCGACAAGATCACGATCATCCAGACCCTCAAGGGCAACGTGGAGGAGTCGCGGCGCATCGAACGCGACGCCGGGCGCGACGTCGTCGTCTGGGACGCCCTCGCCTACATCACGGGCCCCGACGGCAAGATGGTCTCCAAGGTCCCCGAGCGGTACATCTTCGACGCCCACACCCAGGACCCCGTCAACGCCACCGGCGAATCCGTCGACGGCGACCCGGTCCGGCGCGAGGGCATCGAGTTCAAGTGGCCCTTCCTCACCGAGAAGCGGGACTACCAGTACTTCGACGCCCAGACCCGCACCTCGTCGCCCATCCACTACAAGGGCACCCGCACCTTCCGGGGCATGGAGGTCTACTACTTCGAGCAGACCATCCCCTGGACCCGGGTCCCCATGCCCAAGACCATGCCGGTCAAGATCCCCCCGGAGGTCATCGCCGAATCCGGACTCACCCGCTGGTACACCACCAAGCGGATGTTCTGGATCGAGCCCGTCACCGGCGCCCCCGTCAACGGCGAGGAGATCCACAAGGAGGAGCTCCGCAACGCCAAGGCGCTGATGGGCGTCGACACCCTCACCGTCTTCGAGGGCCATGTGAAGATGCGCGAGGACTACATCGAGAGCGTCGGCGAGATGGTCTCCTCCAACCGCCTCACGGTCCTCCTGCTCGTCTCCTACGTCCCCTGGAGCCTCACCTTCCTCGCGCTGCTCCTCCTCGCCCTCGCGCTCTGGCTGGAGGCACGCTCCCGCCGCCCCGCACCGGAGGCCGGCCCGGCACCGGAGGCCGGCACCGTCCCGGAGGCCCGCACCGCCCCGCTCACCCCTCCCGTCTGA
- a CDS encoding SPW_0924 family protein: MRALVAAAIGLAPVLLFILLVSVVDLPPDGPTSPKPLLTADPGPKK; encoded by the coding sequence ATGCGTGCCCTCGTCGCCGCCGCCATCGGACTCGCCCCAGTCCTCCTCTTCATCCTCCTCGTCTCCGTGGTCGATCTGCCGCCCGACGGGCCCACCTCGCCCAAGCCCCTGCTGACCGCCGACCCCGGCCCCAAGAAGTAG